The following are encoded together in the Pseudoxanthomonas sp. YR558 genome:
- the cutA gene encoding divalent-cation tolerance protein CutA — MPVFLILSTCPDADTAQRLARTLVEERLAACVSLLPGLLSTYRWQGQVEQAAEVQLLAKTPADRRDALMARLAELHPYELPEILAVETAACLPAYLDWVTAETRTDARPE; from the coding sequence ATGCCTGTCTTCCTGATCCTGTCGACCTGCCCGGACGCCGACACCGCCCAGCGGCTGGCGCGGACCCTGGTGGAGGAGCGCCTGGCGGCCTGCGTCAGCCTGCTGCCCGGCCTGCTGTCGACGTACCGATGGCAGGGCCAGGTAGAGCAGGCTGCCGAGGTCCAGCTGCTGGCCAAGACCCCGGCCGACCGGCGCGACGCCCTGATGGCCCGGCTGGCGGAACTCCACCCGTATGAACTGCCGGAAATCCTGGCGGTCGAAACCGCCGCCTGCCTGCCCGCCTATCTGGACTGGGTGACCGCGGAAACCCGCACCGACGCCCGACCCGAGTGA
- a CDS encoding co-chaperone GroES — protein sequence MSNIKPLYDRLVVKPIEAEETSLGGIIIPDAAKEKPTKGEVVAVGEGKFIEATGAVRAPKVKVGDKVIYGQYSGSAYKSEGVEYKIIKEDDVLAILG from the coding sequence ATGAGCAATATCAAGCCGCTGTACGACCGCCTGGTGGTCAAGCCGATCGAAGCCGAAGAAACCTCGCTCGGCGGCATCATCATTCCCGACGCCGCGAAGGAAAAGCCCACCAAGGGTGAAGTCGTTGCCGTCGGCGAAGGCAAGTTCATCGAGGCCACCGGTGCCGTCCGCGCCCCGAAGGTCAAGGTCGGCGACAAGGTGATCTACGGCCAGTACTCCGGTTCGGCGTACAAGTCCGAAGGCGTCGAGTACAAGATCATCAAGGAAGACGACGTCCTCGCGATCCTCGGCTGA
- the groL gene encoding chaperonin GroEL (60 kDa chaperone family; promotes refolding of misfolded polypeptides especially under stressful conditions; forms two stacked rings of heptamers to form a barrel-shaped 14mer; ends can be capped by GroES; misfolded proteins enter the barrel where they are refolded when GroES binds), which yields MAAKDIRFGEDARTRMVRGVNILANAVKATLGPKGRNVVLEKSFGAPTITKDGVSVAKEIELADKFENMGAQMVKEVASKTSDNAGDGTTTATVLAQAFIREGSKAVAAGMNPMDLKRGIDQAVKAAVEELKKLSKPTADDKAIAQVGTISANSDSNIGDIIAEAMKKVGKEGVITVEEGSGLENELDVVEGMQFDRGYLSPYFINNQQSQQVEFDDPFILIHDKKVSNVRELLPVLEGVAKAGKPLLIVAEEVEGEALATLVVNTIRGIVKVAAVKAPGFGDRRKAILEDIATLTNGTVISEEVGLQLEKATINDLGRAKKVVISKENTTIIDGAGDAERIQSRIKQIKAQIEETSSDYDREKLQERVAKLAGGVAVIKVGASTEIEMKEKKARVEDALHATRAAVEEGVVPGGGVALIRALQTIGTLKGANEDQNHGIQIALRAMEAPLREIVTNAGEEPSVIVNRVKDGSGNFGYNAANGEFGDMIEFGILDPTKVTRSALQNAASIAGLMITTEAMVAEAPKKDEPAMPAGGGMGGMGGMDF from the coding sequence ATGGCAGCCAAAGATATCCGTTTCGGTGAAGACGCCCGTACGCGCATGGTGCGCGGCGTGAACATCCTCGCCAATGCCGTCAAGGCCACCCTCGGCCCGAAGGGCCGCAACGTCGTGCTCGAGAAGAGCTTCGGCGCCCCGACGATCACCAAGGACGGCGTCTCCGTCGCCAAGGAAATCGAACTGGCCGACAAGTTCGAGAACATGGGCGCGCAGATGGTGAAGGAAGTCGCGTCCAAGACCTCCGACAACGCCGGTGACGGCACCACCACCGCCACCGTGTTGGCGCAGGCGTTCATCCGCGAAGGCTCCAAGGCCGTCGCCGCCGGCATGAACCCGATGGATCTGAAGCGCGGCATCGACCAGGCCGTGAAGGCCGCCGTCGAAGAGCTGAAGAAGCTCTCCAAGCCGACCGCCGACGACAAGGCGATCGCCCAGGTCGGCACGATCTCGGCCAACTCCGACAGCAACATCGGCGACATCATCGCCGAGGCCATGAAGAAGGTCGGCAAGGAAGGCGTGATCACCGTTGAAGAAGGCTCGGGCCTGGAGAACGAACTCGACGTCGTCGAGGGCATGCAGTTCGACCGCGGCTACCTGTCGCCATACTTCATCAACAACCAGCAGTCGCAGCAGGTCGAATTCGACGACCCCTTCATCCTGATCCACGACAAGAAGGTCTCCAACGTCCGCGAACTGCTGCCGGTGCTGGAAGGCGTCGCCAAGGCCGGTAAGCCGCTGCTGATCGTGGCCGAGGAAGTGGAAGGCGAAGCGCTGGCCACCCTCGTGGTCAACACCATCCGCGGCATCGTCAAGGTCGCCGCCGTCAAGGCGCCGGGCTTCGGTGACCGTCGCAAGGCCATCCTGGAAGACATCGCCACGCTGACCAACGGCACGGTGATCTCCGAAGAAGTCGGCCTGCAGCTCGAGAAGGCCACCATCAACGACCTGGGTCGTGCGAAGAAGGTCGTGATCTCGAAGGAGAACACCACCATCATCGACGGCGCCGGCGATGCCGAGCGCATCCAGTCGCGCATCAAGCAGATCAAGGCGCAGATCGAAGAGACTTCTTCGGACTACGACCGCGAGAAGCTGCAGGAACGCGTGGCCAAGCTGGCCGGCGGCGTGGCCGTGATCAAGGTCGGTGCTTCGACCGAGATCGAGATGAAGGAAAAGAAGGCCCGCGTCGAAGACGCCCTGCACGCCACGCGTGCGGCGGTGGAAGAAGGCGTGGTCCCGGGCGGCGGCGTGGCGCTGATCCGCGCGCTGCAGACCATCGGCACCCTGAAGGGCGCCAACGAAGACCAGAACCACGGCATCCAGATCGCCCTGCGCGCGATGGAAGCCCCGCTGCGCGAAATCGTGACCAACGCCGGTGAAGAGCCGTCGGTGATCGTGAACCGCGTGAAGGACGGATCGGGCAACTTCGGCTACAACGCCGCCAATGGCGAGTTCGGCGACATGATCGAGTTCGGCATCCTGGACCCGACCAAGGTCACGCGCTCCGCGCTGCAGAATGCCGCTTCGATCGCGGGCCTGATGATCACCACCGAAGCGATGGTGGCCGAGGCTCCGAAGAAGGACGAGCCGGCGATGCCGGCCGGCGGTGGCATGGGCGGCATGGGCGGCATGGACTTCTAA
- a CDS encoding TonB-dependent receptor, which produces MQMKRHALRDAIRVALIACAATATAAHAQDAPTPSSAAPTTLDRIQVTGSRIRQVDVETAAPVLVISREEIQKQGFNSVADILQNITSAGSPAVSRTTPLAAGEAVGGAYIDLRNLGPNRTLVLVNGKRLGITTGGFQDISQIPAAMIERIEVLKDGASTLYGSDAIAGVVNLITRRNVDGMQASVYGGQYSQGDGQRTVLDLVAGFGTDRGSVTVGAEYTEEDPVWAIDRWFSASRYPLGEGRAPRPGGESGTTQYGRLIVPDRGSFTLRRETPGLDPRDLDSYRALNNDIDFSLPVQQSTLLAGIERKSVFVNLDHQLSERIRFTGDMLYTDRASFSRNAGYPYSSQAFDTPMSIDSYYNPVGNQSGDADPTAVHFTRRGWEVPRENRLSLTTYRFSGALSGYFDLAGRSWDWDVGYLYNQNKGVQVGTGNLNLAAVRMAVGPSFLNSQGVVQCGTPDNPIPLGTSQGECTPWNPLLPFGYGDPGDGSATDPAVKQFIFPVGQAISMTKTQDYFANITGTLATLPGGDLAIALGIEHRKEYGEFSPDALAQSGGSTDLAAGPTSGGYSLDEVYAEVQVPLLADLPLAQELTLSAATRYSDYDTFGDTTNSKLGLKWKPVDSLLVRSTWAEGFRAPDVSNLYGGASQTFSFYTDPCDTSFGAARGNARCLQDVPSDFRQPANDADGIANGPGTQTPIPFVSGSNPDLTPETSESMTLGVVFSPSFAPGLNLSLDWWTIRIENTIVADTETQVLDDCYLRGIEARCNASTGSRFERDAATGQILSFVTTPINVGHVETEGFDFDVNYRRATPWGTFSASWLSTYISKLELKTDALEDNPPQQLNGLSIGTGANFRVRSNLNLGWEHGSWGVSWGMRYYSGLKERCALDDICSLPTYSAPWTGGRILRLHERPSTTFHDVQVRYQAPWNATISFGANNVFERYGPPMYSQPNSGYSYYGGYDIGRFVYLKYQQKF; this is translated from the coding sequence ATTCAGATGAAACGACATGCATTGCGCGATGCGATCCGCGTCGCCCTGATCGCGTGCGCGGCCACCGCGACCGCGGCGCACGCACAGGACGCGCCGACGCCTTCGAGCGCGGCACCCACCACACTGGACCGCATCCAGGTCACCGGTTCGCGCATCCGCCAGGTGGATGTGGAAACCGCCGCGCCGGTGCTGGTGATCTCGCGCGAAGAGATCCAGAAGCAAGGCTTCAACTCCGTCGCCGACATCCTGCAGAACATCACCAGCGCCGGCAGTCCAGCCGTGAGCCGCACCACGCCGCTCGCGGCGGGCGAAGCGGTGGGTGGCGCCTACATCGATCTGCGTAACCTCGGCCCCAATCGCACCCTGGTGTTGGTCAACGGAAAACGACTGGGCATCACCACCGGCGGCTTCCAGGACATCTCGCAGATCCCGGCCGCGATGATCGAACGCATCGAAGTGCTGAAAGACGGCGCCTCCACGCTGTACGGCTCCGATGCGATCGCCGGTGTCGTCAATCTGATCACCCGGCGCAACGTGGACGGCATGCAGGCCAGTGTCTACGGCGGGCAGTACTCCCAGGGCGATGGCCAGCGCACGGTGCTGGACCTGGTCGCTGGCTTCGGCACGGATCGCGGTTCGGTCACCGTCGGCGCGGAATACACGGAAGAGGATCCGGTGTGGGCGATCGACCGCTGGTTCTCGGCGAGCCGCTACCCGCTGGGTGAGGGCAGGGCGCCGCGTCCTGGAGGCGAAAGCGGCACTACCCAGTACGGCAGGTTGATCGTGCCGGACCGCGGCAGCTTCACCCTGCGACGCGAGACGCCCGGACTCGATCCACGCGACCTGGACAGCTACCGAGCGCTGAACAACGACATCGACTTCTCCTTGCCGGTCCAGCAGTCGACACTGCTGGCTGGCATCGAACGGAAGTCGGTGTTCGTCAACCTGGATCATCAGCTCAGCGAGCGGATCCGCTTCACCGGCGACATGCTCTATACCGACCGTGCTTCGTTCTCGCGCAATGCGGGCTATCCGTACTCGTCGCAGGCGTTCGACACGCCCATGTCGATCGACAGCTACTACAACCCCGTCGGCAACCAGAGTGGCGATGCGGATCCCACCGCGGTGCACTTCACCCGCCGTGGTTGGGAGGTACCGCGCGAGAACCGGCTTTCGCTGACCACCTATCGCTTCAGCGGCGCGCTGTCGGGCTACTTCGACCTCGCCGGCCGCAGTTGGGATTGGGATGTGGGCTATCTCTACAACCAGAACAAGGGCGTGCAGGTGGGCACCGGCAATCTCAACCTGGCCGCCGTGCGGATGGCGGTGGGCCCGTCGTTCCTCAACAGCCAGGGCGTGGTCCAGTGCGGGACGCCGGACAATCCGATCCCGCTGGGCACCAGCCAGGGGGAATGCACGCCATGGAATCCCCTGCTTCCGTTCGGCTACGGCGACCCAGGCGATGGCTCGGCGACGGACCCGGCCGTCAAGCAGTTCATCTTCCCGGTCGGGCAGGCCATCTCGATGACGAAGACGCAGGACTACTTCGCCAACATCACCGGCACCCTGGCAACGCTGCCAGGCGGCGACCTGGCCATTGCGCTGGGCATCGAACACCGCAAGGAATACGGGGAGTTCTCGCCCGATGCGCTGGCGCAATCGGGTGGTTCCACCGATCTCGCCGCGGGGCCCACGTCGGGCGGTTACAGCCTCGACGAGGTGTATGCCGAAGTGCAGGTGCCGCTGCTCGCCGATCTCCCTCTCGCACAGGAACTGACGCTCAGCGCGGCGACACGCTACTCGGACTACGACACCTTCGGCGACACCACCAACAGCAAGCTGGGCTTGAAGTGGAAGCCGGTGGATTCGCTGCTCGTCCGCAGCACGTGGGCCGAGGGGTTCCGCGCACCGGATGTCAGCAACCTGTACGGCGGTGCCTCGCAGACGTTCTCGTTCTACACCGATCCCTGCGATACCTCGTTCGGCGCCGCGCGCGGCAATGCACGCTGCCTGCAGGACGTTCCATCGGACTTCCGCCAGCCCGCCAACGACGCCGACGGCATCGCCAACGGGCCCGGCACGCAGACGCCGATCCCGTTCGTATCGGGATCGAATCCTGACCTGACGCCGGAGACGTCCGAATCGATGACGCTGGGTGTGGTGTTCAGCCCGTCGTTCGCGCCGGGGCTGAACCTGTCGCTGGACTGGTGGACGATCCGCATCGAGAACACCATCGTGGCCGACACCGAAACCCAGGTGCTGGACGACTGCTACCTGCGGGGGATCGAGGCGCGCTGCAATGCATCGACGGGTTCGCGCTTCGAGCGCGACGCGGCCACCGGACAGATCCTGTCGTTCGTCACCACGCCGATCAACGTGGGTCATGTGGAGACCGAGGGCTTCGACTTCGACGTCAACTATCGTCGGGCCACGCCGTGGGGCACCTTCAGCGCGAGCTGGCTGAGCACGTACATCAGCAAGCTGGAACTGAAGACCGACGCGCTCGAGGACAACCCGCCGCAGCAGTTGAACGGATTGTCGATCGGCACGGGCGCCAACTTCCGCGTGCGTTCCAACCTCAACCTCGGGTGGGAGCATGGAAGCTGGGGCGTGTCGTGGGGCATGCGGTACTACTCCGGGCTCAAGGAGCGCTGCGCGCTCGACGATATCTGCAGCCTGCCCACCTACAGCGCCCCGTGGACCGGAGGCAGGATCCTCCGGCTGCACGAGCGTCCCTCGACGACATTCCATGACGTGCAGGTCCGCTATCAGGCACCTTGGAACGCAACGATCTCGTTCGGCGCCAACAATGTGTTCGAACGCTACGGACCGCCGATGTATTCGCAACCGAACTCGGGCTATTCGTACTATGGCGGTTACGACATCGGACGGTTCGTTTACCTGAAGTACCAGCAGAAGTTCTGA
- a CDS encoding helix-turn-helix transcriptional regulator, producing the protein MDVETKDGVFRLAGRRFLALPGDAPQRLLAGPGADWVLVHAPVHWTLLLTDPAERRGLAAPLLLPVALPMDRPMLQRLSTLLQCAPHPCDREAGRELAGLVLAARRAQARAADWVERAYGRSERHRRAVVARLLTARNRILNAPFDAHDLRALAEAARYSPSHFLRSFRDVFGMTPHDLLTQTRLLRACALIQDGRLAICEIAASVGYESRHAFSRSFKRATGLTATRFRTAGGVR; encoded by the coding sequence ATGGACGTCGAAACGAAGGACGGCGTCTTCCGGCTTGCAGGCCGTCGGTTCCTGGCGCTGCCCGGTGACGCGCCGCAGCGCCTTCTCGCCGGTCCCGGCGCGGATTGGGTACTCGTGCATGCGCCCGTCCACTGGACGCTGCTGTTGACGGATCCCGCAGAGCGCCGCGGCCTCGCGGCGCCTCTGCTGCTGCCCGTCGCCCTGCCGATGGACCGCCCGATGCTGCAGCGACTCTCGACGCTGCTGCAGTGCGCGCCGCACCCGTGCGATCGCGAAGCAGGACGCGAACTCGCCGGCCTGGTACTGGCAGCGCGCCGCGCGCAGGCACGCGCCGCGGACTGGGTAGAGCGCGCCTATGGTCGTAGCGAGCGGCACCGGCGCGCGGTCGTCGCACGCCTGCTGACCGCACGCAACCGCATCCTCAACGCGCCGTTCGATGCGCACGACCTCCGCGCACTCGCCGAGGCCGCACGCTATTCGCCCTCTCACTTCCTGCGCTCGTTCCGTGATGTGTTCGGAATGACGCCTCACGACCTGCTGACCCAGACACGCTTGCTGCGCGCCTGTGCGCTGATCCAGGACGGTCGGCTGGCCATCTGCGAGATCGCCGCCAGCGTGGGCTACGAGAGCCGACATGCGTTCTCGCGTTCCTTCAAGCGCGCCACCGGCCTTACCGCGACGCGCTTCCGCACGGCCGGCGGCGTACGCTGA
- a CDS encoding serine/threonine-protein kinase, with amino-acid sequence MPSLRQSFDAVVDLPLEARRGWIDRHCPDPTDRRDLEALLAAHARTEPLLLDTPVAAVIDAMKADDTRPPHAWIGERIGAFRLISPLGQGGMASVFLAEREDVDFQQRVAVKLLRRGPYSELQQQLFRRERQTLAALTHPAIARLIDGGVTDEGIPYLVMDHVDGLPITRHAELRGLDETARLHLLCDVCRAVEAAHRQLVVHCDLKPSNILVTTDGAPRLLDFGVARLIDATGDSEGATAIGLTPGYAAPEQYIGAAVTTATDVYALGVLMQELLSGERPRDSVRPDIALKGDLGAILSKATATDPALRYASAGDLAEDLEHHLRHEPVRARTPSPLHRMRLFARRHRGGVAVAALLMVAVLASLSTALWQAHTARAAAAEAQEQAWRARNEAQRANAVRDLLVQLFENEVPKGPRTTLPDTATLLERGAERARTDLVASPALQVEMLVVIARIYDEMSRYDDARPLLTRAVATARTLPARDHAALGMALSQQGQLASSEKDYPAALALLNEALAIQRGVDPHGLAAALTYHRRAIVRSEMDEHQAAIADHLAAITIQQARLPPRDPRLVRSYGALGTAYTRAHQPDQAVRWQRHALALTRAAYGTDHPETSRRLSNYGIALMSAGQMAEAEPPLLEAVSIARRIYRGPNADVAPRVHNLGGVYLALGRLDQAEPLLREAIAIEHAIGRERAPGIGFSLAKLSRIQELRGDLAGARALADEARAQLDKVLPPTHEQRFDAELRVLRLQLVAGLDRDLWEQAIDLQRRADAQHEPYLSANALYVRALAHARQGEDARAISMIRQALQISARPRAFPHDLIAWYATLAHLYERAGDPAAAARVRREGLAFADRMAIPKTHPARRALVAPATVTMANAP; translated from the coding sequence ATGCCTTCCCTGCGCCAATCGTTCGATGCGGTCGTGGACCTGCCCCTGGAGGCACGGCGCGGCTGGATCGACCGCCACTGCCCCGACCCGACCGACCGGCGCGATCTGGAAGCGCTGCTCGCCGCGCACGCGCGCACCGAGCCGCTGCTGCTGGACACCCCGGTCGCCGCGGTGATCGATGCCATGAAGGCCGACGATACGCGCCCGCCGCACGCATGGATCGGCGAGCGCATCGGCGCATTCCGGCTGATCAGCCCATTGGGCCAGGGCGGCATGGCCAGCGTGTTCCTCGCCGAACGCGAGGACGTGGATTTCCAGCAACGCGTCGCCGTCAAGCTATTGCGCCGCGGGCCGTACTCCGAACTGCAGCAGCAACTGTTCCGGCGCGAGCGACAGACGTTGGCCGCGCTCACGCATCCGGCCATCGCGCGGTTGATCGACGGCGGGGTGACCGACGAAGGCATCCCCTACCTGGTCATGGACCACGTGGACGGCCTGCCGATCACCCGCCACGCGGAACTGCGCGGACTCGACGAGACTGCAAGACTGCACTTGCTGTGCGACGTCTGCCGCGCCGTTGAGGCTGCGCATCGGCAACTGGTCGTCCATTGCGACCTCAAGCCCTCCAACATTCTGGTCACGACCGATGGCGCGCCGCGGCTGCTGGATTTCGGTGTCGCGCGCCTGATCGACGCCACCGGCGATAGCGAGGGCGCGACGGCGATCGGACTGACCCCAGGATATGCGGCACCGGAGCAGTACATCGGCGCCGCGGTCACCACGGCTACGGACGTGTACGCGCTCGGCGTGTTGATGCAGGAGTTGCTCAGCGGCGAGCGCCCCCGCGACAGCGTGCGCCCGGACATCGCGTTGAAAGGCGACCTGGGCGCCATCCTGTCGAAGGCCACCGCCACCGATCCCGCCCTTCGCTACGCATCGGCGGGCGATCTGGCCGAGGATCTCGAACACCACCTGCGCCACGAGCCTGTCCGCGCGCGGACGCCTTCGCCGCTCCATCGCATGCGCCTGTTCGCCCGTCGCCATCGCGGTGGCGTCGCCGTCGCGGCCCTGCTGATGGTCGCCGTGCTCGCCAGTTTGTCCACGGCGCTCTGGCAGGCGCATACCGCTCGCGCGGCGGCCGCCGAAGCACAGGAGCAGGCTTGGCGCGCACGCAACGAAGCGCAGCGCGCGAATGCCGTGCGGGACCTGCTGGTGCAGTTGTTCGAGAATGAAGTCCCCAAGGGTCCGCGCACGACCTTGCCGGATACGGCCACCCTGCTCGAACGCGGCGCCGAGCGCGCGCGCACCGACCTGGTGGCCTCGCCGGCATTGCAGGTCGAGATGCTGGTGGTCATCGCGCGGATCTACGACGAGATGTCACGCTATGACGACGCGCGACCGCTGCTGACGCGCGCCGTCGCCACCGCGCGCACCCTGCCTGCGCGCGACCATGCCGCGCTCGGCATGGCATTGAGCCAGCAGGGGCAGCTTGCTTCCAGCGAGAAGGATTACCCGGCCGCGCTGGCGCTCCTCAACGAAGCCCTCGCCATACAACGCGGCGTGGATCCGCACGGGCTCGCGGCCGCCCTCACCTATCACCGCCGCGCCATCGTGCGCAGTGAAATGGACGAGCACCAGGCCGCCATCGCCGACCACCTGGCCGCCATCACGATCCAGCAGGCGCGCTTGCCGCCGCGCGACCCCCGCCTGGTCCGCAGCTACGGCGCGTTGGGCACCGCGTACACCCGCGCGCACCAGCCGGACCAGGCCGTTCGTTGGCAACGGCATGCGCTGGCGTTGACGCGCGCGGCGTACGGCACCGACCATCCCGAAACCTCGCGACGCCTCAGCAACTACGGTATCGCGTTGATGTCGGCCGGGCAGATGGCAGAAGCCGAGCCGCCGCTCCTTGAAGCGGTCAGCATCGCGCGCCGCATCTACCGCGGCCCGAATGCGGACGTGGCACCGCGCGTGCACAATCTTGGTGGCGTTTACCTGGCGCTCGGTCGCCTCGATCAAGCCGAGCCGCTGCTGCGAGAAGCCATCGCCATCGAGCATGCGATCGGTCGCGAGCGCGCGCCCGGCATCGGATTCTCGCTGGCGAAGCTGTCCCGCATCCAGGAGCTGCGTGGCGACCTCGCCGGTGCGCGCGCCCTGGCCGATGAGGCGCGCGCCCAACTGGACAAGGTGCTGCCACCGACGCACGAGCAACGCTTCGATGCCGAACTCCGCGTCCTCCGCCTGCAATTGGTCGCCGGCCTCGATCGCGACCTGTGGGAACAGGCGATCGACCTGCAGCGGCGCGCCGATGCGCAACACGAGCCCTATCTGTCGGCGAACGCCCTGTACGTGCGCGCCCTGGCGCACGCGCGACAAGGCGAGGATGCGCGCGCCATCTCGATGATCCGGCAGGCACTGCAGATCAGCGCGCGTCCGCGCGCCTTCCCGCACGACCTGATCGCGTGGTACGCCACGCTGGCGCACCTGTACGAGCGCGCCGGCGATCCTGCGGCCGCGGCGCGCGTGCGTCGCGAAGGCCTCGCCTTCGCCGACCGCATGGCGATCCCGAAGACGCATCCTGCGCGCCGCGCATTGGTAGCGCCCGCAACCGTCACGATGGCCAACGCCCCCTGA
- a CDS encoding ECF-type sigma factor, producing the protein MPPNDASPRPLDDMFGEVYEELRRLAHKQRFPRDSATLDTTALVHELYLQMSHQQPQFIHTRQFYAYAARAMRHMLVDRARERARIKHGGDLRRTDYRDTVAGQVTIDPQHALELDQALRRLAQDDARAAEVVELHYFAGLPLERIAELCELSVRTVYRDWQYARAFLGAQLAA; encoded by the coding sequence ATGCCCCCGAACGACGCTTCCCCCCGCCCACTGGACGACATGTTCGGCGAGGTTTACGAAGAACTGCGCCGGCTGGCGCACAAGCAGCGGTTTCCCCGCGACAGCGCCACCTTGGACACCACGGCGCTGGTGCACGAGCTGTACCTGCAGATGAGCCACCAGCAGCCGCAGTTCATCCATACCCGGCAGTTCTACGCCTATGCGGCGCGCGCCATGCGCCACATGCTGGTCGACCGTGCGCGTGAGCGCGCCCGCATCAAGCACGGCGGCGACCTGCGTCGCACCGACTACCGCGACACCGTCGCTGGTCAGGTGACGATCGATCCGCAGCACGCCCTGGAACTGGACCAGGCGCTGCGTCGCCTCGCCCAGGACGATGCGCGCGCCGCCGAAGTGGTGGAACTGCACTACTTCGCCGGCCTGCCGCTGGAGCGCATCGCCGAGCTCTGCGAATTGAGCGTGCGCACCGTCTACCGCGACTGGCAGTACGCGCGGGCATTCCTGGGAGCCCAATTGGCGGCGTGA
- a CDS encoding aminotransferase class V-fold PLP-dependent enzyme, with protein MALSRRHLLAAPAALAATALLPGPLLAAVAAQTPTLPDLSDWEAVRAQFALDPAYLHFASFFIASHPTPVREALEGYRRAMDANPFLVVERAMFEDDAHNLPLQVCTEAADYLGGQAAEVCLTRSTTEGLALVYHGLPLKAGDEVLTTVHDHYSHHESIRLATARANASMRKIALFASSATASVDEIVGNLKAAVRPATRVVGITWVHSSTGIRLPIREIAAMLRGLPSPPLLVVDGVHGLGSADDTVATMGADYFCAGTHKWMFAPRGTGLVWANAENWARLQPLVPNFTELESYKAWAEERPPSGPANAARMMPGGFHAFEHQWAMAAAFRMHRQMQRPRVAARITAMNDQLKQGLARLPKVKMHTPRAAALSAGLVAFEIDGVSPTDIVKQLLARRIVASTSPYAVSYARLAPSLVNTPAEVDEALRAVRAIAG; from the coding sequence ATGGCCTTGTCCCGCCGACACCTGCTCGCGGCGCCCGCCGCCCTCGCCGCCACGGCCCTGCTGCCCGGCCCCCTGCTCGCCGCGGTGGCGGCGCAGACCCCCACCCTACCCGACCTCTCCGATTGGGAGGCGGTACGCGCGCAGTTCGCGCTGGATCCGGCCTACCTGCACTTCGCCTCGTTCTTCATCGCCAGCCACCCGACGCCGGTGCGCGAAGCGCTCGAGGGCTATCGCCGCGCGATGGATGCGAACCCGTTCCTGGTGGTCGAACGGGCGATGTTCGAGGACGACGCGCACAACCTGCCCTTGCAGGTCTGCACCGAGGCGGCGGACTACCTGGGTGGGCAGGCAGCCGAGGTCTGCCTGACGCGGAGCACGACCGAAGGCCTCGCGCTGGTCTACCACGGCCTGCCACTGAAGGCCGGCGATGAGGTGCTGACGACGGTTCATGACCATTATTCGCACCATGAATCCATCCGCCTGGCGACCGCACGCGCGAACGCATCGATGCGGAAGATCGCGCTGTTCGCGTCCTCCGCCACGGCCAGCGTCGATGAGATCGTCGGCAACCTGAAGGCCGCGGTGCGTCCGGCCACGCGCGTGGTCGGCATCACCTGGGTGCACTCCAGCACCGGCATCCGCCTGCCGATCCGCGAGATCGCGGCGATGCTGCGCGGCCTGCCTTCACCGCCGCTGCTCGTGGTCGATGGCGTGCACGGGCTTGGATCGGCCGACGACACGGTCGCCACGATGGGCGCGGACTATTTCTGCGCCGGTACGCACAAGTGGATGTTCGCCCCGCGCGGCACCGGCCTGGTATGGGCGAACGCGGAGAACTGGGCGCGCCTGCAGCCGCTGGTGCCCAACTTCACCGAACTGGAAAGCTACAAGGCCTGGGCAGAAGAGCGTCCGCCCTCGGGTCCCGCCAACGCGGCGCGGATGATGCCCGGCGGCTTCCATGCCTTCGAGCACCAGTGGGCGATGGCCGCGGCTTTCCGCATGCACCGGCAGATGCAGCGTCCGCGCGTGGCGGCGCGCATCACCGCCATGAACGACCAACTGAAGCAGGGCCTGGCCCGTCTGCCGAAGGTGAAGATGCACACGCCGCGCGCCGCCGCGTTGTCCGCTGGATTGGTGGCGTTCGAAATCGACGGCGTATCGCCCACCGACATCGTGAAGCAGTTGCTCGCACGCCGCATCGTCGCCAGCACCAGTCCCTACGCAGTCAGCTACGCGCGGTTGGCGCCGAGCCTGGTGAACACGCCCGCCGAGGTCGACGAGGCCCTGCGCGCCGTGCGCGCGATCGCGGGCTGA